Proteins encoded within one genomic window of Legionella sp. PC997:
- a CDS encoding acyl-CoA dehydrogenase family protein, whose protein sequence is MNDFFQTPPRLGNQYDADRVLKTYLEWKLPTSMLTEIQPELYRLGQRVIEDIYKLGQEAEAFPPKHVPYDPWGKRIDHIEVSQAWKELDKISAEEQLIAIGYERRHGALSRIHQFAKLYLFHPSSAIYTCPLAMTDGAARALELYADESLKKHALPHLISSDPAYFWTSGQWMTERTGGSDVSGTSTIARPGGSHYRLSGVKWFTSATTSQIAMTLARIEGAPEGSKGLSLFYLELRNQMGKLNGIHINRLKDKLGTRALPTAELTLKDTPALLVGPAGDGVKKISSLFNITRIYNACCAVGYMRRGLALARDYATKRVAFGHTLSKHVLHLETLADMHVEFTGAFHLVFHAIELLGKDELNEATEMERAVLRLLTPLIKLYTAKKAISVVSETLEAFGGAGYIEDTGLPQLLRNAQVLSIWEGTTNILSLDALRAIHKENAAIFFLEDIQNRLSQIKNKELIQPQIKTQHDVQKLKNHVQSMSQMSDEEQQAGARQLSFALAQTFASSLLLEHAQWTLKNNKDSLPVITAIRWCEKRLPELKQFSEHYRKDSHVLAMDYNDLH, encoded by the coding sequence ATGAATGATTTTTTTCAAACTCCGCCTCGCTTAGGCAATCAATATGATGCAGATCGAGTTTTAAAAACTTATCTAGAATGGAAACTTCCTACTTCCATGTTGACGGAAATCCAACCTGAATTGTACCGACTAGGTCAACGAGTCATTGAGGATATTTATAAATTAGGTCAAGAAGCAGAAGCATTTCCACCCAAGCATGTTCCCTATGACCCATGGGGTAAACGCATTGACCATATTGAAGTATCTCAAGCATGGAAAGAACTCGATAAAATCTCTGCGGAAGAACAATTAATTGCCATAGGATATGAACGTCGTCATGGTGCATTATCACGCATCCATCAATTTGCCAAATTGTATTTATTTCATCCTTCATCAGCAATCTATACTTGCCCCCTCGCGATGACGGATGGGGCTGCTCGAGCATTGGAACTGTATGCAGATGAATCATTGAAAAAGCACGCCCTCCCCCACTTAATCTCTTCTGATCCAGCTTATTTTTGGACTTCTGGACAATGGATGACCGAACGCACCGGGGGTTCTGATGTGAGTGGCACATCTACGATTGCAAGACCAGGTGGTTCTCATTATCGACTCAGTGGTGTTAAATGGTTTACTTCTGCGACCACATCACAGATTGCAATGACTCTTGCGCGTATCGAAGGCGCCCCTGAGGGCAGTAAAGGGTTAAGTCTATTTTATCTTGAACTTCGAAATCAGATGGGTAAATTGAATGGCATACATATAAATCGCTTAAAAGATAAACTAGGTACCCGTGCTTTACCCACTGCAGAATTGACTCTAAAGGATACTCCTGCATTATTAGTCGGACCCGCGGGAGATGGAGTTAAAAAAATTTCATCATTGTTTAATATTACACGCATTTACAATGCTTGTTGCGCTGTGGGTTACATGCGACGAGGCCTCGCACTGGCTCGTGATTATGCCACAAAACGTGTTGCGTTTGGTCATACCTTATCAAAACATGTACTCCATCTGGAAACGTTAGCAGACATGCACGTCGAATTTACTGGCGCCTTCCATTTGGTTTTTCATGCCATTGAACTGTTAGGAAAAGATGAATTAAATGAAGCCACAGAAATGGAGCGAGCCGTTCTGAGATTGTTAACTCCTCTGATAAAACTTTATACGGCAAAAAAAGCAATTAGTGTAGTTAGCGAGACTTTAGAGGCTTTTGGAGGAGCTGGTTATATTGAAGATACAGGACTTCCACAATTATTAAGAAACGCACAAGTACTCTCCATATGGGAAGGAACGACTAATATTTTAAGTCTTGATGCATTGCGTGCCATTCATAAAGAGAATGCAGCGATATTTTTTCTTGAGGACATCCAAAACCGATTGAGCCAAATTAAAAATAAAGAACTTATTCAACCTCAGATAAAAACACAGCACGACGTCCAAAAACTGAAAAACCATGTCCAATCCATGTCTCAGATGAGTGATGAGGAACAACAGGCTGGAGCAAGACAACTTTCGTTTGCATTAGCACAAACTTTCGCATCCAGTTTGTTATTAGAACATGCCCAATGGACCCTGAAAAATAATAAGGATTCTCTACCTGTAATTACGGCGATCCGTTGGTGTGAAAAAAGGTTACCTGAATTGAAACAGTTTTCGGAACATTATAGAAAGGACTCACACGTTCTGGCTATGGATTATAACGACCTGCACTAG
- a CDS encoding glycosyl hydrolase family 18 protein encodes MKKIGLLVSFLFVLNMGWAKTPIVAPQPTSCITGSLSSTGTKSWQTISLKLTNNCNEAVDFQNSTITFSNNSNLNTSFWGNFSPLSYPVNTLQITSQSQSNGTYLSSLSLQFPTYPGANSKLPKGSFFTIIYGAPTADYIANSVLAYLNSPVSTGNINLINATAKPANVSQNYALVNLTLNGQNISTVQVPWSGQQLISGLAAGTYTISPTAVTDSNGVMYQGVANPANLTVTADTTVSSTLSYTAAPTTGNINITLPALPSQLSGYTGIPTVTLTRMDNQSAINAQVHWSTTNVISQLANGVNYTFSTPSIAYNGYNCSPIFTPTSATAAVSAPSVQLTYNCVQVAQASVPITITGAPSSVSSINVTFTPNGNGAPVNEAIPLVNGSGTSNVNLADGVVYTVSATAVNGYTISYSPQPLTASSSATETITYTQSTTAGGRIIGYLPGWVTPPPATALANAGYTHILVAFGVFSTTSPGQITSAFDTVSASYIQSLHDAGIKVLLSLGGASSGIPNTTVNFHQVLAAASSPTAFQQTFISSLEHLVTQYHFDGFDIDIESGLNAGGTFTNPTGDIAVLANIINTMHTNHPNLLLTLTPQTANIAATSGFDATWGNYASLVMQTHQSLEWVGIQMYNAGCTFGIDLICYDPNNTSTPNASVAMATDLLENWPAVTSSGQQTGFQPYISYLTPSQVVLGYPAPNASGQSDGSPAAVISTIKRAIQCLRTGVASSSSCGTYIPPRTYPGFGGVFDWEVIHDQNNNYHFATSLVNCVKNNNCN; translated from the coding sequence ATGAAAAAAATAGGGCTCTTAGTTAGTTTTTTGTTTGTCTTAAATATGGGATGGGCCAAAACGCCAATTGTTGCTCCTCAACCCACTTCTTGTATTACAGGAAGCTTGAGCTCAACGGGTACAAAAAGCTGGCAAACAATTTCATTGAAATTAACTAACAATTGCAATGAGGCTGTAGATTTTCAAAATTCTACAATAACATTCTCTAATAACAGTAATTTAAATACTTCTTTTTGGGGAAATTTTTCGCCTTTATCCTATCCAGTCAATACATTACAAATTACCTCACAGTCCCAAAGTAATGGTACGTATTTATCTTCGCTCTCATTACAATTTCCCACCTATCCAGGAGCCAATAGTAAGCTCCCTAAAGGAAGTTTTTTTACAATAATCTATGGAGCGCCTACTGCAGACTACATAGCCAATAGTGTTCTTGCATATTTAAATTCTCCAGTATCCACAGGAAATATTAATTTAATCAATGCAACTGCAAAACCTGCGAATGTATCGCAAAACTATGCATTAGTGAATTTAACTTTAAATGGACAAAATATAAGTACAGTACAAGTTCCCTGGTCTGGACAACAACTCATTTCGGGTCTAGCTGCCGGAACTTATACTATATCACCAACTGCGGTTACGGATAGCAATGGAGTCATGTATCAAGGAGTCGCAAATCCTGCAAACTTAACCGTTACAGCGGATACCACGGTTTCCTCTACTCTTAGCTATACAGCAGCACCAACAACAGGAAACATCAATATTACACTACCTGCATTGCCCTCTCAGTTATCAGGTTATACGGGTATACCTACTGTAACTTTAACTCGGATGGATAATCAGAGCGCCATCAATGCGCAAGTACATTGGAGTACCACGAACGTAATTAGTCAGTTAGCCAATGGAGTGAATTATACTTTCTCTACTCCTTCAATAGCCTATAACGGATATAATTGTTCTCCAATATTTACACCGACCTCGGCTACAGCAGCAGTTTCCGCCCCCTCAGTGCAACTCACTTATAACTGTGTTCAGGTTGCCCAAGCCAGTGTTCCCATTACAATTACAGGAGCACCATCGTCGGTTTCCTCTATTAATGTAACCTTTACCCCTAATGGTAATGGTGCACCAGTTAATGAAGCAATTCCTTTGGTCAATGGCTCAGGAACAAGTAATGTAAACTTAGCTGATGGAGTTGTTTATACAGTAAGTGCAACAGCAGTTAATGGTTATACAATAAGTTATTCTCCACAACCTTTAACCGCATCGTCTTCTGCGACAGAAACGATAACTTATACCCAGAGCACAACTGCTGGCGGCAGAATTATAGGCTACTTACCAGGCTGGGTAACACCACCCCCTGCTACTGCTTTAGCTAATGCGGGTTATACCCATATTCTGGTTGCTTTTGGGGTCTTTAGCACGACCTCTCCCGGACAAATTACTTCGGCCTTCGATACTGTATCCGCAAGTTACATACAATCCTTGCATGATGCCGGCATTAAAGTATTGCTCTCTCTAGGTGGTGCATCGTCAGGCATCCCTAATACCACAGTGAATTTTCATCAGGTATTAGCCGCAGCCTCTTCACCAACAGCATTTCAGCAAACCTTCATTAGTTCATTGGAACATCTTGTAACCCAATATCATTTTGATGGATTTGATATTGATATAGAAAGTGGATTAAATGCAGGTGGAACATTTACCAATCCTACAGGTGATATAGCTGTTTTAGCGAATATTATTAATACAATGCATACCAATCACCCTAATCTGCTTCTTACCTTAACGCCGCAAACTGCTAATATTGCCGCCACTTCGGGGTTTGACGCTACATGGGGAAACTATGCATCTTTGGTGATGCAAACTCATCAATCTTTAGAATGGGTTGGTATTCAAATGTATAACGCAGGTTGTACTTTTGGCATCGACTTAATTTGTTATGATCCAAACAATACCAGTACTCCTAATGCTTCGGTTGCTATGGCAACGGATTTATTAGAAAATTGGCCTGCAGTGACTAGTTCAGGGCAACAAACTGGATTCCAACCTTACATCAGTTATCTGACTCCATCTCAAGTGGTCCTTGGTTATCCTGCACCCAATGCATCAGGACAAAGTGATGGTTCACCCGCAGCAGTTATTAGTACAATTAAACGCGCCATACAATGTTTACGCACTGGAGTTGCGAGTTCATCAAGTTGCGGTACCTATATCCCCCCACGGACTTATCCAGGATTTGGTGGTGTTTTTGACTGGGAAGTCATTCATGATCAAAATAACAATTATCACTTTGCAACCAGTCTGGTAAACTGCGTCAAAAATAATAATTGTAATTAA